Sequence from the Cucurbita pepo subsp. pepo cultivar mu-cu-16 chromosome LG02, ASM280686v2, whole genome shotgun sequence genome:
TGCTTTTGCTAAGATTTCTCAAAAaagcctcatatcaatggagaatatcatattccttataaactcGTGATCTTCCACTTAActagccaatgtgagactacTATTCTTAACAATCCCCgctcctttattttttttggagcTATCGAGtattctattgatatggctaAATTAAGGACATGACTTTACTActatattgtccactttgaacataagctaatgggactttattttgttttctccgGTAGAACTGGGCATGGGTAGAACTGGGCATGGGCTAAAACCCTTTACTAggtgtgtttgtgtttgttgaTTGTTGTTGGTTGACAAAATTGATTGCTTAGAATGTGTGTGTCGTGTCAAGTGTAAAGGGCGTGGCCAAAGACCTCCCTCTTGCTTGGTCAATGCGGACTGCCCAACTAACTCTTTCAGCAAGTGGAGGGTAGGGTGGATATGTGGTTGGGTTCAAATTAGTTGTTTTTNtttttttttttttttttttttttttttttttttttttttttttaaattacaaaattaaacatGTAGCCTTTTTaaatcgatttttttttttaaataaaataaaattgattaaaaaaatttattaaataagcaaataattgttcaagattttaatctaatttatcACTCTAATATTATAATCATGAAAGAGATCACACAAACTTCAttaattaacattaattattaGCAAAACATCAATATTTATCCTAAAATTATatcgattttaattttaaagttaaaatttaattttactattaataatttaattttaattttaacttgaaacttaatttgtttataatttaatgaagGTAATTATAGattgtaaatataaaaagagaaaaagtaataataataataataataataataataataaaaagatggGAATTAATGAAGAATTAATGGGAGTTGAAAGAACCCCAACTGCATTGGCGCCGAGTTGGTGTTTGCAATAACTAATTCCCACCCACCAACTTTCCCTCTCCATCTttatattctctctctccaaattCCCAAAtccaactctctctctctctctctctctctctctctctctctctctctctctctcaccatCGTTCACGCTCTTCTCATGGCTAACGAACAAGACCTTCTCTCCACCGAGATCGTCAATCGCGGCATCGAATCCTCCGGCCCCAATGCCGGCTCCCTTACCTTCTCCGTCAGAGTCCGCCGCCGACTTCCGGACTTCTTACAATCCGTCAATCTCAAGTACGTCAAGTTAGGTTACCACTACTTGATCAACCACGCCATTTGTCTCGCTACTGTGCCACTGTTGGTTCTCGTCTTTAGCGCTGAAGTCGGAAGCCTTAGCCGCGAGGAACTATGGCGGAAGCTTTGGGAAGATGCTCGCTACGATCTCGCTTCTGTTCTTTCGTTCTTCGCCGTCTTCGTCTTCACTCTCTCTGTTTACTTCATGTCGCGCCCTAGATCTATCTATCTTATTGATTTTTCGTGCTTTCGGCCTTCCGATGACTTCAAGGTTAgttcgattttgattttgattttgattttgatttttcttctctatttttaatttcgattttgattgtttgatCTGGATGAGGACTTGAACCTTCTTTTGGAGTGCTCATTATTCTTCGGTTTACATCTAATCGAGCGTTGATTAATAGGTGTTAGATTGATATTAGTTTGGTTTGGTTAGAaggtaaaattattaaatcattgtttctcgactttttttttttttccacaacaaaatgaatATCTTATGATGCAGTGTATTTCTTTGATCCTGCCAGAACTTTTTAGCCACTAGAAGTACGGAATGGTAGGATTTTAATAGATAGGTGCATAACCATTCGTTTTTATTTACATAGTTTcgcattttttttagtttttttagatGGAAAATATTCATAGATAGCTTCTTTTGGAGAATGTAATTGTCCTGTGTCGTTAACTAAAACTAGAGTcgtttgtttttaaaaaatattttgccTCTTTAATTTTTTGCATGAAATTAGATTGAAAGTTCAGCCGATTAATTGAAATTACTTAATATCCTGCATGTGACTtaccttttttatttggaattcCTACCGAGATTAAGATGAATTTTGGAAATATTACACTTTATATGAGTTATTTAACTGTTTTTtcgattaaaattataatactaaaaaaataatattctgctcaaatttaaattaattttattatgttatgGTAAAACATttggataaatttaaaaagtgccataaattaattaaataaatcttaacTGTATTGTAGAAATTCAGCGAAAGGATGATagaatacatttttatttagaatcttgtaaattaaaaaattaaaatataaagactATGAAATATAATTGTGTGTAATAATCAGTAGTTTTTTCATTGTTGTGTTAAAGATTTCGTCCGCGTTCTGCAGGTATCGAAGGAGGAATTCGTAGAACTAGCACGAAAATCGGGCAAATTCGATGAAGGAAGCCTAGAGTTTCAAAAGAGGATTTTACAGTCATCGGGAATAGGTGATGAAACCTACATTCCGAAGTCGGTGATCGCCTCCGCCGGTAACTGTGCCACCATGAAAGAAGGCCGAACGGAGGCCTCTGCCGTCATGTTCGGCGCTCTCGACGAGCTTTTCGAGAAGACTCGGATTCGTCCAAAGGACGTTGGAGTTCTCGTCGTTAACTGCTCGATCTTCAATCCGACACCATCACTCTCCGCCATGATCATTAACCACTACAAGATGAGGGGAAATATTTTGAGTTACAATCTCGGCGGAATGGGATGTAGCGCTGGAGTTATTGCAATCGATTTGGCTCGCGATATGCTTCAGTCTAACCCTAATAATTACGCCGTCGTCGTTAGTACGGAGGTTGTGGGATACAATTGGTACCAAGGCCGTGATAGATCTATGCTTATTCCAAATTGCTTCTTTCGCATGGGCTGCTCCGCCGTGCTCCTGTCTAACCGCCGCCGTGACTACTACCGCGCCAAGTACCGCCTCGAACACATCGTTCGAACCCACAAAGGTGCTGATGATCGCAGTTTCAGGTACTTACCTTTTTCGTTTtcgttttgttctttttcagtTTTCTTTGCATTCACTAATGGAAAACATAAAAAGTGGGAccattcatttttgttttctctttcaaaaacTGTCATAATAACAATATTAGATGTAGGCTGTACTGAAAGCAAGATTAGAGGCAGGATTCAAACTTATatgtaatatttataattatcaCTTAGTTATATTTACTCTACAAGAAATAGATAAGATGGAAAtatagaatttaatttttatatgcATGTATGTGCACATatatgtaatatttaatttctatattaaaaacatattttctgAAGATATGCTTAAAGCAGTTTTTGACATAATGTTTCAAatgcaattaaaaaatatcaatagaaaaaaaataacacgTGTTTTTTGGTATATATAGTGGTAGTTGTATTGACTGCAGATGGGCTTTTATTATGTTGTGTAGCTGTATATTTAGTGGCCCATTACGTCTTTCAACTGCCAACAAGAAATGTTGTCAATTCATGGGAATTTATATGTTGTAGATTTTAGGGTCCCAaacatgaaatatttttaataatctagtattattttttaaaaaattatacgaAATACACTCTGAGTTAGAAAGTTATTTGAtgaaaaagatatatttttctatagtAGATACTATCCAATCTAGAAGGATAGTGATGTAGATACTATGCATTATGTcgttcttttaaatttatctaaCTTGTATAGAAGACATTTAAATTCACAAAGTGCATTTGAGGTTAGACTATTATCTGTCACTCTCTCAACTAAATGTTTAAATATCCAACTTTTGAACTGTCATTTGTATTTCATGTTCCATAATTagttgttgttttttctttttttaatttatttattgtttttccaTACTAAAGTGAACAATAGTGAAAGGTTGAGAGGAAGCACGTGATATCATTAAACCAAGTCATTGtctttcttaaataattaaagtttaaagatcatattcatttttcatttcttaaaacttttaggtttatttcttaaatattaattttaaactttaaacttACAAAAGTGTATATATATNatatatatatatatatatatatatatatatatatatttaggtTTACTTCATTATGATCATTTGTGAAATATAGTATCAAAGAAAATGTTCCATTTTAGGTTGTGAAAGATTTGATGTGTTGAGTGTTTTGGAAGTTGAATGGTGCCTGGTGGGTGGCAGGTGTGTATACCAGGAAGAAGACGAGCAAGGATTCAAAGGCCTAAAAGTCAGCAAAGACCTAATGGAGATTGGAGGCGAAGCTCTCAAAGCCAACATCACAACCCTTGGACCCCTCGTTTTGCCCTTCTCCGAGCAGCTCCTCTTCTTCGCAACTCTAGTGTGGAGGCAGTTattctcctcttcctcctcctcctcctccggcGGCGGAGTACTGAACTCCAAGAAACCATACATTCCAGATTACAAGCAAGCATTCGAGCATTTCTGTGTGCACGCAGCCAGCAAGGGCGTACTGAATGAGTTACAGAGGAACCTTGAGCTCAGCGAGAGCAACATGGAGGCTTCTAGAATGACACTTCATCGATTCGGAAACACTTCCAGCAGCAGTATTTGGTACCAACTGGCTTATTTGGAGGCCAAAGACAGGGTCAAGTCCGGGGATCGTATTTGGCAGTTGGCATTTGGGTCTGGCTTCAAGTGCAACTCTTTGGTGTGGCGCTCTATGAGGCGCAACCGCAAGCCCACAAGGACCCCGTGGCTCGATTCCATTGACAGATATCCGGTTCAATTCTAGCCCCTTTGAAAATGCTTTTCAGGAAAGAGTTACATGGCATAATACTAGATTTCGCTGCTTTTAAGTCAAAGGTTTcttaatttgtatttgtaagttGTAAAATGTATGAATGGTAAGTTACTACCATCAATTAGAAACTACTTGTCTTTAGTTAACAATATCATTCATTGTAGCTTCAGTATTTATTGTAGCCTCTAGACTGTGCTTGTTTCTCTCTAATAATTGGTTGCATAATTATAGTGTTCCAACCatctaataatttcttttgacCAAGTATTTATAAGCAAAAATATTGATCAAAGTATGTAGGGGGAGGGAATCACGTTTGGGGAAAAAAGATGCTTCATTCGTTTTCTCATATTATTAAAGAGCATGGTATGAGATAAAAACCCAACAATCATGCTAACCAATCTCCATCCACATCTTCAATCTCCCCAATGTCCATGCTGCAAAATGCAAATATGTAttgaaatgagaaaaaaaaaatgagtaaatTAATCCAAAATGCAAACACCCAAAAAAGGGGGGGAAGAAATAAAGGACACACTAGAACCGTAAGAAATAAAACGACCTcctaaatgtatattttttccattggggtttgaaatttgaatttcttttggaTTAAGGGAAGCTAAATTCGTACCAAGATAGGTCAGGATCTTGAAGGTAATCCTCATCCGAGAACTGATAATTGGAACGCTGCTGCAAAAAATCATCATTGATACTCAACCAATCTGGAAATTCCATGGCTTCTTCACTCtgtccagttggaacattcTCAAAAGTACAGTGAGTCTGACCATCAATCTCCAAAGGCTTCTCTTCCATAGACCTGATCTCAGCCATCATagcctcctcttcctcctcctcctccactgCCCCATGAATCTCCTTTTCACTCTCTCCAGTTGGGAAATTATTGGACCAAAACAAATCAGAAGCCATCAACCTCCTTTCTTCCTCTGATAATGAAATTGATTTGGGAACTTCCTGATGAGTAGTAGCAGCATAATCAAATGTGGGACAAATATATGAAGATGGGGGCAAGAATGAAAGTGAATAAAATGaatggttgttgttgttgttgttgctgctgcaaACAACTGAACTAGTATCCTCAAAATTGGGATTCAGACCTAAGGTTTGTATAGGGATATCTAAATGGAGACTCTGTGCAACAGGTGGAGGAGCAATAAAATCAGACCCATTTTCGAAATAAAATGAGCAATCAGGGTATATCCTGGGATTTCTCCTggatttcattcttctttcagGTTCAAAACAAGGGGTGAATTGATGAGGGTACACAGGAAGTGAATGTTTAATCTGTTGGTCCTGTTTTTGTTGCTGTTCTTTAGCTTCTTTTGTTGATGCTCTGTGAAGCTTGAGTGCAGTTACAATCTCTCTTCTAGCTTCAGCCATATTCAGAGGCATTTGCTTATAAAGCCTTCGGCTTTGGCGTCTCCTTCTAACCTGTTTCTTACGTTCTCCATGTGGCTGTGGCTGTGGCTGTGGCTGTGGCTGTGGCTGTGGGATTTTAGTAGCTTCAAAGTTGCAGAGTTGGTCTGTAGAGTTCATTGGTGGTTTGGTTTTAGATTTAGAGGTTGCTCTTTAGTGTTCATATATTGCTTTTTTTCTCTGATAAAAAAAGGGTGTAGAGATGAGGATTGAAGATCAGTTGGGGGAGAATGGTGGGTATTAAATTCTGTCTGCCACGATTACCCTACGCCGCGAGTTGTTCCAAAACAAGTCCTATAAGGCGGCCATACAAGTAGGGTACCCTATGCCTTCGACCTCTTTTCTACTTTTACTTATTCGGCTAACTACatcttttcattgtttcttctttttaccATGCTTTCATCCTCACTGGTTTTAGAAATTTTCAGGTTTGGAAATATTGGGGAGTCGTTTAATAACTTTGTTGTTTACTATTCTCTGTGTTTctatttctcaattttcattaatctttttttagtttatcgAGGTCATTTAAGGTTTTTGGGTTTGAAGAGGAGTCGGGCAACTAGGAAAGTCAAGTCAAGGAGGAAGGCGTTTTACTACTGAGCAAGTAGTGGTTGTAGTCTCGtctttcttgtaattttggagatttttttatgcttccaaAAAAGGGAGTATGGATCTTGATCATAGTAGACCGACTcatgaacaagaagaaagataTAAATTTCTTGCATCGATTATCCATATTCTTTAAATGTATCAGACTGCTCAAATCTTTTTCAAACTCTAATCTCATAATCGaaaatatatacttaaaaGCTAAGCTTAAATCTCTGTTCCTCATTTTCTATAAAGGTTTCTAACAGGtaagtttttaaataacaatatctatttctaatttttttaaagaccataaataaaaatattatttctatcGACGATAGAAATGGCTAGGGAacataatttacttttttctaataaaaaagtaaaaaagaggAATTATTCTTCGGGACTCGTAGCACATAAGTCCATATCGTTCATCAATTATCCACGGGCTAGGTGACAGTCAAATCATTTGACTGCGAGTGAAACTtccatagaaaaataataatcaaacttGCCTACGAAAGAAGAACCAATGTATGTTTTGACTCGCTAACATCAgcaaataaattcattaaattccAAGAGGAATCATCTTACCAAATAGCTGTTCTTCGTTAAAACCATTATTCCAAGAGAGTAAAAATTGGTAGGATTtgaatgtaattttaaatataaatttagacTCCACCGactaaatttatgatttaactttttcaaaaaaaaaaaaaaaaaaaaaaaaaaaaaaagaaaaaaagtttaaaactaTTCTTCAATTGTGAGCGTTTGAGGCTTTTGAAAGTtctttatgaatattttatttatttatacataaataaataaataaagcccTAAACCGACTTCAACTGAAACCGTGCACAATTCTGAATAAAAATAGAACTAAAAACGACGATGCGCATAATTTCAACACGAAATTTAGGGCcaaataagaaaacaacagGTATAAGTAATGCTAGTCCTACATTTATCAGAAGAGTCAATCGAAATGAAAAGgcatagaaagaaaaaagagagagaattaggATGATGTAAGGAAAAGGAAACGTGCCTTGTATCTGAACCAGATTTTGCCTCAATGGACGACGTCATGGTCATAGGGCGATCAGAAGGCTCTTCAGATGGAGGTAAAGGCAAgaggcagagagagagagagcagcCACATTTTCCAAAAATCCATGGGCGCCGCATCGGCACAGTCAGAGGTGCAATGCAACTGGAAGAAATATCGAACTGAGAGAACAGAACCACACAGGAATGGAAAAGAATAGCAGAATCATCAATCCATTAATAATTCATGAGAGAGacaaaaaggaaacaaatgaTTGGATCATCTCATACTCATCTCCCCCACCGCTCTCCCATATTCTTCACCGCCCTCTCGCCCTCTCGCTGTGTCGCGTCTTCTCTCGCCCTCGCTTCCATTcgctctattttttatttttccttttatatataacAAATGAAAACAGTTACGCTCGCTTTGTTTCTAAGGCACGACTAACCCTCTACGTTATTTCTCCCCAATTACTACATACCTTTTtcataacaaaaaatttaaagacaaaatttataatttaaccctAAAGAAATATTACATTGcagtaataaaatataaatagaagtTTTGgtgtatatattattttgccttattttatttaattaaaaatttggttaGAGTTGCGGTCCAAACCCAAGTCTAACCGCCAACCGATATCCactttagcccattacatatattatctactttgacccgttacgaaCCACCATCAAcctcagttttaaaacatgtctgttagggagaggtttacacacccttgtatagtaatgtttcgttccctctcccatcgatgtggaatctcacaccttatgatgtcccacgttagttgaagaggagaacaaaccatcatttataagggtgtgaaaaccttcccttagtagacgcattttaaagccataaggggaagcccgaaagagaaaggctaaagagaacaatatctactagcggtagctctggggtgttacaaatggtatcagagccagacaccagacgatgtgccagctttctcgttgttccccgaagggggtagacacgaggcggtgtgccagtaaggacgctggccccaaaggggagtggatttgggggcagtcccacatcgattggaggaaggaaagagaccccgaagggggtggattgtgatgtcctacattggttgagaaggagaacaaaccaccctttataaggggtGTAAAAACCCTCCCTtgatagatgcattttaaagccttgaggggaagcccaaataggacaatatctgctagcagtagatTTGGAGCGTTACATACCTAAACCtctaaaaacatttatttgagTATATAGTTCAgttaaattaagttttaatgcAAAGTAACCCACCCAACACCCAACTATAgagtaaaaaatttagttaCAATTGGATGATATAgatgaatattgaaaattaaatagaattcAAACGTCTTACTCAGAGAATATGGGGCCTCCACTGGATTTGTAGCACTGTAATTGGAGCTCTCTAATGGATCAGATCTATTTGTCTTCtaaactaacaaaaattaattcattcatAGGGACAAAATGTTTACAGAAACATTCACATTCATATGAGGAATATAAACATGAGTTAGAATTAGGCTTCATCAAAACGTCGAAACCAGTTGGTTAAGGTTTTAGCAACCTCTTTTGTTTCATTCAAGGATACAGATTTAAGGGCCTGGGCAACCGCATCTGCAGGAGTGTACAACTTACCTACCTCCCACTTTGGCTCCTGGTCACAATAAAACAACCACATCTTCAGAAATCCCCTTACAATCTAGAACAAAAAACTTCAACTAAATTCCTTTTTAAGTTGCTTAatctttcttttggttttgcTTACTTCTCCCCTCCTACTACTAAGTATAAACTATTGGTTTCGTGTAAACTACTTTAATCTTTACAACATTCttttgttgggagaggagtcttACATCGgataattaaggggttgatcataagtttataagtaaggaatacatctcccattggtatgaggccttttggggaaactaaaaccaaagccacgagagtttatgctcaaagtggacaataatcatactattatggagGGTCCGTGGTTCATAATATCTTTAATAACAAGTTACTAACTAAGTCCGGTTTGGAATGATTTTCATAAGCATTCGAAAAATCATTGCAAACAAATCTTAATTTGATTCACAAGTCCATCCGTAGATAAATATACTATGACATAAACGAGATCCAAAGTATGATGCATCAATTTAAAAGGTCGAGTGGGATATATGAGGTTGATTAGCAAGGGCTTTACGGAAGTGTTCTTAGTGAAAGATTTAGAGAAATTAAGTGCTTATTTAGCTGGCTTGTGGTTTTGAATTGCATAATCTGATTGCTGGCAGCTCTCAAAGATGTTACAATGccaaaaacttcaaaacaatAACCGAAGAATGAGTGATGAAAGTGTACCTGTATGCATGGTGTGAGGTGGTTACCGGTTAACTGGATCTTCTCGATCGTGCCGTTAATAGATTCGACGCGTGGTTTCAGAGTTTCTTCGAGTAGATCTGTCTCATCAATCATGTCTGAACTGAACTTCACCTGAAACGAAAGAACGTATCAGACAAACGAGAAGCATATATGTACTCAACAATCCAAATTTGAGAGCTACCATACCAGGAGTGTGTGTTGGACATTGTAAGAACACTTGAAGCAATCTCGATTCTCAGATGGAGTTGGCTTGAACTCTGATACCCCTTCTGTCATCTAATGAAATAGAGCATAGTTTATGCAATCAAAAACAGATCACTCAATTTCTAAACCCCCATTTCATAATcatctcattttctaaaatccGGCTTCTTTTTCATCATTAGGAAATGGAACTTTTAATGAATTGCACAATTACCTGGTTTACTACTGAGGGTAACTGATCAACAAATTTGGTCAGAGAGTTCAAGACTTCTAGATCTCTGTCAGGAACAATAGCTCCAGCAGCATCAAGCAACATCTTCCATGCATCCTCTGCATATGAACAAGGATAAACAAAAGTTTTAgtaacataaacatatcaaCGATGAAGAATACATTTATATGCGTTGGTCACAGGCTGcaagtaataattaaaacaacaaGGGTAGATGTGAATCGGCATGAAGTAGTGAGAACAAGTTCCAGTCAGAATcttcaatatatttttgtattcaaCCATAAACTACTGACGATTAATCCAATACTGCTTTATCAACATGGGCATATGCTCTAGTCAGAATCAATGGGAAGTTCATATAGCACTGCAAGGTATTAAATCCCTTTGAAGGCTCAAAACTAAGCAATTAAACTTGATTGCTGAAACAGTAAGTTCGAATATAGCAACTTAAAAGAGTAATATATGGTATCACAAAATAATTGGGGTGGTCAGTCCTTTCAAATTATTACATGTCCTCCTTCAACTATCGGATGAAGATTTTCATacgatatgtaacagcccaagctcaaacccaagtccaccgctatcagatattgtcctctttaggctttcccttctgaacttcctctcaaggttttaaaatgtgtctgctaaggaaatatttccacacccttataaagaatgcttcattttcctctctaaAATACTTGGTACCGTGGCTACAAAGAGGATCTTATCTAAGCATGGAAGGCAAACAAAGTTCCTGATTAAGGATGCAAATTCCTAACTACAGTACAAGAGAAGCATACGAAAAAAGCATAAGCTGAGAAGAGATGGTACCTGAGACACTCCTAGCTATTGAGTAAACTGGCGAAGCTTGTACAACTGGCATCATCTGACTGGTTAAAGGGCCCAACTGTATAGACAAGCATTTCAATCAATTAGAACAAAGTAGCTCATGACATGCACAGTACTCTTTGATGTCTACCTCAATGGCATGCCCAATACATGAaagaaaccaagaacaaactaAATTAGCTCTGATTATGGATTATGACATGGTCTATGCAATCCCCCCCACCCCACCCCACCATCCCATTTTAATCTTcaagaaaaccaaaatttaCCGTGCAACATGCAATGAATCTTGCTCAGAAATCTAGAAGTGAAAGATCGCTACATTCTACCGTTGGATCAAGCAACAGCATATATGTACAAATACATGAAGTATcattttaaaagtgaaaattcaATTAGTTCAAGGAAATAgacatgaaaaaataaaattaaaaaaaaaaaatcaaatatcagTCCATACTCCCTATAACACACCTATACTTCCTTGAAATGCTACGCTTCAATTTCCAGACCATGCTCATCCAGAAAAATCATAAGTATTATCAGGTTccataaatagaaagaaactagaaaaatctgaaaagtttataaaagTCCTAAATCAGATCATTGTATCAAACGTTTACTACAAATTTAAGAAAAGCAAAGGTTCCCAGGGCGAAGAGACAAGAAGATTATCAACAAAATTGTGCAAGCATTACTTTTATACACTGTTTCAGTCCTTGTTCATTCCTACTGCAGGGGAGAACAAATTTGGTTCTaccagaaagaaaaatgtatttgGCTCACAGCTTAGATTTGTGTAATCTAGAGCTACATTTTGGTGGATCTGCCTAATGCACATTACGGATTTGCTAATCCCACATGCTACACGATGTCCAGTTATATAAACTCAAACTTATAAAACTTACATTTTCAACTACATACCAACTATTGTAAATCATAATCCTACAAAACATAGGTTAACTCAATTACTCAAGTTTTTGTAATCCATCTTCCTGTAcaatctaaaaaaaacaccTTTTAAGGTAAGTACAACTGGATAACCatttggatttttgtttttgaaatttgtgctTGTTTTCTCACCAttgctttaatttttatcaagaaaatatttgaacttttagtTAGATtccaaatacaaaaataagtttttaaactactttttttttttagttttcaaaacttgactaaaaatttgaaatatttataaaaagtagataataaaacaaagaaattcatAGATAAAAACAATGTTCAGAAGCTtcattttgatgaatttggtATATTTTCCATAAAAAGGTCACTCTTAGAAGTGAAAATGTGTTATCCTTTGGAGCATGCATGGGCCAGCAAAGAAACCATGAAATCCAACAAAAGATAAACAATGATCTATGCCAAATTTACCTGCTCAAAGTAAGGAACAGCCTCTGTTGCTGGCCTGTTGTTGAAGGAGATTATAGCATTAGCCTTCCACAATGAGAATATTATGTCACACAACCATAGAAATTGATAATCACAGATACCAAAGTGATAGTGATTAGCTTGTCAGTTGTGTCCCACTCCATTTCCACAAGCAAACTAAATAACCAAAACCAGAAGAAAAGCAAGCCAAACCTTCGGTATCTTTTCAGCGAAATAGCTCCCTGTGAGTACTTGAAGAAGAGCGCCATTGCTAccattaaagaataaaaacgAAATTACCTCAGCGTTTCTATCTATGGTAATGAGGACGAATAGTCACGAGTTGACTCACCTATGTCCCACAGAAAATAGAGGAAGATTAACGAGTTGAGCAGATGAAATATCTTCATCGGGCAATCCGGAAGCTAAAATGGTGTCCAAACAAGCATGAAATCTCTCAAAAACTTGTCTCGTAGCATCAGCATGATCGAAAGTCACGTTGTAAGGGACTGAGATTATCAGAAACCCTTCC
This genomic interval carries:
- the LOC111788333 gene encoding uncharacterized protein LOC111788333, which translates into the protein MASDLFWSNNFPTGESEKEIHGAVEEEEEEEAMMAEIRSMEEKPLEIDGQTHCTFENVPTGQSEEAMEFPDWLSINDDFLQQRSNYQFSDEDYLQDPDLSCMDIGEIEDVDGDWLA
- the LOC111788208 gene encoding 3-ketoacyl-CoA synthase 10 produces the protein MANEQDLLSTEIVNRGIESSGPNAGSLTFSVRVRRRLPDFLQSVNLKYVKLGYHYLINHAICLATVPLLVLVFSAEVGSLSREELWRKLWEDARYDLASVLSFFAVFVFTLSVYFMSRPRSIYLIDFSCFRPSDDFKVSKEEFVELARKSGKFDEGSLEFQKRILQSSGIGDETYIPKSVIASAGNCATMKEGRTEASAVMFGALDELFEKTRIRPKDVGVLVVNCSIFNPTPSLSAMIINHYKMRGNILSYNLGGMGCSAGVIAIDLARDMLQSNPNNYAVVVSTEVVGYNWYQGRDRSMLIPNCFFRMGCSAVLLSNRRRDYYRAKYRLEHIVRTHKGADDRSFRCVYQEEDEQGFKGLKVSKDLMEIGGEALKANITTLGPLVLPFSEQLLFFATLVWRQLFSSSSSSSSGGGVLNSKKPYIPDYKQAFEHFCVHAASKGVLNELQRNLELSESNMEASRMTLHRFGNTSSSSIWYQLAYLEAKDRVKSGDRIWQLAFGSGFKCNSLVWRSMRRNRKPTRTPWLDSIDRYPVQF
- the LOC111788191 gene encoding uncharacterized protein LOC111788191; the protein is METSVASAAGATILSSSSAVFGRRYRRILLSNKYNRRKYTLKRKIEDCFPLSTEFSGQTATLVSGTSLVSMKTMISNGYVGRGSSRNSNINKIYKRLESCLVVPPPKGKLPRAIIKFLGGAFIGAIPEVTYSYLIELLAKEGFLIISVPYNVTFDHADATRQVFERFHACLDTILASGLPDEDISSAQLVNLPLFSVGHSNGALLQVLTGSYFAEKIPKANAIISFNNRPATEAVPYFEQLGPLTSQMMPVVQASPVYSIARSVSEDAWKMLLDAAGAIVPDRDLEVLNSLTKFVDQLPSVVNQMTEGVSEFKPTPSENRDCFKCSYNVQHTLLVKFSSDMIDETDLLEETLKPRVESINGTIEKIQLTGNHLTPCIQEPKWEVGKLYTPADAVAQALKSVSLNETKEVAKTLTNWFRRFDEA